The Sedimentibacter sp. zth1 DNA segment ATAATATAAAAGAATTAGAAAAGATTTGTCTTGTTATTGGGAATGAAGGCAATGGGGTATCAGATGAGGTTAAGCAATTGTCAGATTTAAAAATAACAATCAAAATGACTGGAAATACGGAATCTTTAAATGCTTCAATAGCAGCAGGTATTAGTATTTATGAAATAAGAAAAAAACTCTTGTAAAATTTATACACGTTTGATATAATATTTTTTATATATTAAACAAATAATTTTTTTGCGTAAATTTATATAAATATATATAACTAAAATATAATAAAGGCAATGAAAGAGAAAAGTAGATATTCCTATGCTTGTAGAGAGATTGTGTAATAGCTGAAAGCACTTTTAAGCTAATAATATCGAAGTTCACTCTTGAGCTGGTAGATTGAATTAGCAGTAAATTTACACGGTTAATATCGTTAATTAAATTGAGATTATCAATGAAATATTGTTGATAAATAAGAGTGGTACCGCGGACTTCGTCTCTTTACAGAGACGAAGTCATTTTATTTTTAGATATTATTTTGAATAGATAGCTATTCGTTATTTTAAATATTATAAAGGAGTTGTTAATATGAAAGAGAAATTATTGCAAGTAAAAAATGATGCTCTAGAGCAAATAAATAAGATTACAAACAATGATGATATTGAGAAAATTAGAGTTAAATTTTTAGGAAAAAAAGGTGAATTAACTTTGATTTTACGTTCTATGGGTGCTTTGTCAAAAGAGGAAAAACCTGTAGTGGGTAAATTGGCAAATGATGTTAGAAATATTATTGAAGAAAACATAGCAAAAATTAAAACTGATATAAACAACAAAATTAAGGAAGAAAAATTAAACAATGAAAAAGTTGATGTTACAATGCCTTCTAATTATTATCAAATAGGTAGAAGACACCCTTTGATGCAAACAAAAGAAGAATTGGAAAATTTATTCTTAAGTATGGGTTATGATGTTGTTGAAGGACCAGAAGTTGATACAGTGAAAAATAACTTCGATGATTTAAATGCACCTGAGGATCATCCATCAAGGGATATGTCAGATACTTTTTATTTAGCAGATGGGATAGTTTTGAGAACCCAAACATCTCCTGTACAAATAAGAATTATGAAAACGCAAAAACCACCTATTAAAATGGTTTCAGCTGGTAGAACATTTAGATTTGATGAGGTTGATGATACACATTCGCCTATGTTCCATCAAATGGAGTGCCTTGTTATAGATAAAGGAATTACAATGGCTAATCTTATAGATGCCATCAATCAATTCGTTAGGGAAATGTTTGGTGAAGAAATGAAAACTAGATTTAGACCTCATAATTTTCCGTTTACTGAGCCAAGTGCTGAGGTTGATGTATCTTGCTTAAAATGTAAAGGTAAAGGCTGTGAAGCTTGTAACGGAACGGGTTGGAGTATGGAATTGTTAGGCTGTGGTATGGTACACCCAAATGTGCTTAAAAATTGTGGTATAGATCCTGAAGTGTACAGTGGATTTGCATTTGGAATGGGTATTGATAGAGTTACAATGGTTAAATATGGATTGAACAACATTAGGCTTTTATATGAAAATGACGAAAGATTTTTAAAACAATTTTAGGAGGTAGAAATTATGTTAGCACCAATTAAGTGGATGAAAAATTATGTAAATATTGATTTAGATGCTAAGGATTTAGCGGATAAGATTACTTTAACAGGTTCTCATGTGGATTCAATAATTGATATAGAAAAAGATATAACAAATGTAGTAACAGGTAGAATAATTGATATTCAACAACACCCAAATGCAGATAAACTAATTGTAACAAAAATAGATATAGGTACTGAAATTGTACAAATAGTTACAGGAGCTAAAAATGTTAGTGTTGGTGACATAATTCCTGTATCTTTGATTGGAGCACATTTGCCAATTGGATTAAATATCAAACTTTCTAAATTAAGAGGTATTGAATCTCAAGGTATGATGTGTTCGTATGAAGAACTTGGGTTCGACGAGAAAGTTACGCCAAAAGGTGGAAACGATGGTATTATGATACTTGAAGAAAATACACCGATCGGTAAAGATATAAAAGATGTGCTTGGCATAAATGGTAAGGTTTTAGATATAGAAATAACATACAATAGACCTGACTGTTTAAATGTTACAGGTATGGCACGAGAAGTAGCTGCAACACTAAATGAAGAATTCCGTTTTCCAGAAATTAAAATACAAAATGAAGTTGATAATATTAATGACTATTTTGATAATGTAAAAATTGAAGCTGAAGAGTTGTGCGATAAATTTTGTGTTAGAGTTATTAAAAATATTAAAATAGGAAAATCCCCAATGTGGATGCAAAGGGCATTGATGGATGCAGGAATGAGACCTGTAAACAATATTGTAGATGTTACAAATTATGTAATGCTAGAATTAGGTCAACCATTGCATGCTTATGACTTAAATAAATTTGATGATAAAACAATAATTGCAAGGCGTGCTGAAAATGGTGAGATTTTGACAACACTTGATAATGTTAATAGAAAGCTTGACGAAAATATTTTGGTTATATCTAATACTAAAAGGCCAGTAGGTATTGCAGGAGTTATGGGTGGATTTGATACTGAAATAGATGAGAATACAACTATGATACTTTTAGAAAGTGCTTGCTTTAACAATAAATCAATTAGAGAGACTTCTAGAAAAATTGGTCTTCGTTCAGAAGCTAGTGCAAGAAACGAAAAAGTATTGCATTATAAAAATGCTGAAATAGCAAGTGTTAGAGCATGTCAATTAATTGAAATGATTGGTGCTGGAACTGTAGTTAAGGGATACTTAAATGCAGGAAAAGAAGAATATACACCAAGTAAGGTTTCTTTAAGACCAAGTAGAGTAAAAGAGATTCTTGGTGTTGAAATACCTGTGGATAAAATGATTGAAAGCTTAAATAAATTAGAATTGACAAGTTCATTTGATGGAGAAAAAATTGAAACATTAGTTCCATACTTCAGATGTGATATACTTCAAGAAATTGATTTGATTGAAGAAATAGGAAGAATGTATGGATTTGAAAATATTATTGCAAAACCAATAGTAAGTACACTTGTAAAGGGTAAAAAATCAAAAAAAAGAGTTACAGAGGATTATATTAAAAGTATAATGGTTTCGCTTGGACTTGTAGAAATAATGACTTATTCATTTATCAGCCCAAAATCTTTAGATAAACTTTGTATAAAAGATGATTCAGAAATTAAAAATTATATTAAGCTTATAAATCCACTTGGAGAAGATTTTAGTGTTATGAGAACTACACTTATGTCAAATATGCTTGATGCTATGAGTAGAAATAATAACAGAGGAATTAGTAGCGTTAAATTTTTTGAGGTTGGAAACACATTTTTTCCTAAACAAATACCTGTTGTTGAGTTACC contains these protein-coding regions:
- the pheT gene encoding phenylalanine--tRNA ligase subunit beta is translated as MLAPIKWMKNYVNIDLDAKDLADKITLTGSHVDSIIDIEKDITNVVTGRIIDIQQHPNADKLIVTKIDIGTEIVQIVTGAKNVSVGDIIPVSLIGAHLPIGLNIKLSKLRGIESQGMMCSYEELGFDEKVTPKGGNDGIMILEENTPIGKDIKDVLGINGKVLDIEITYNRPDCLNVTGMAREVAATLNEEFRFPEIKIQNEVDNINDYFDNVKIEAEELCDKFCVRVIKNIKIGKSPMWMQRALMDAGMRPVNNIVDVTNYVMLELGQPLHAYDLNKFDDKTIIARRAENGEILTTLDNVNRKLDENILVISNTKRPVGIAGVMGGFDTEIDENTTMILLESACFNNKSIRETSRKIGLRSEASARNEKVLHYKNAEIASVRACQLIEMIGAGTVVKGYLNAGKEEYTPSKVSLRPSRVKEILGVEIPVDKMIESLNKLELTSSFDGEKIETLVPYFRCDILQEIDLIEEIGRMYGFENIIAKPIVSTLVKGKKSKKRVTEDYIKSIMVSLGLVEIMTYSFISPKSLDKLCIKDDSEIKNYIKLINPLGEDFSVMRTTLMSNMLDAMSRNNNRGISSVKFFEVGNTFFPKQIPVVELPIEKSKLCIGMYGEYDFFNLKGIIEQTLERFGIKLVVKAVKDNPTFHGGICAGIFVNNEQIGVFGELHPEVEENYSINKKVLIAEIDVEKIVEYKNIVRKFKALPKYPAMQRDIAVTVKEDILVGDMQDVILKVNPRIIEDVKLFDVYQGEHIEKGFKSTAFSITYRNKERTLKDKEVDKIHNRILQKLNENFDAVLR
- the pheS gene encoding phenylalanine--tRNA ligase subunit alpha, translated to MKEKLLQVKNDALEQINKITNNDDIEKIRVKFLGKKGELTLILRSMGALSKEEKPVVGKLANDVRNIIEENIAKIKTDINNKIKEEKLNNEKVDVTMPSNYYQIGRRHPLMQTKEELENLFLSMGYDVVEGPEVDTVKNNFDDLNAPEDHPSRDMSDTFYLADGIVLRTQTSPVQIRIMKTQKPPIKMVSAGRTFRFDEVDDTHSPMFHQMECLVIDKGITMANLIDAINQFVREMFGEEMKTRFRPHNFPFTEPSAEVDVSCLKCKGKGCEACNGTGWSMELLGCGMVHPNVLKNCGIDPEVYSGFAFGMGIDRVTMVKYGLNNIRLLYENDERFLKQF